CAGGAGAGGCTGCGGGTGactggctgggagaggctgtgggtgactgatatgtgactgggaggctgcaggtgactgatatgtgactgggagaggctgcaggtgactgatatgtgactgggagaggctgcaggtgactgatatgtgactgggagaggctgcaggtgactgataggtgactgggagaggctgcaggtgactgataggtgactggagaggctgcaggtgactgatatgtgactgggagaggctgcaggtgactgatatgtgactgggagaggctgcaggtgactgatatgtgactgggagaggctgcaggtgactgatatgtgactgggagaggctgcaggtgactgatatgtgactgggagaggctgcaggtgactgatatgtgactgggagaggctgcaggtgactgatatgtgactgggagaggctgcaggtgactgatatgtgactgggagaggctgcaggtgactgatatgtgactgggagagagagagagagagagagagagagagagagagagagagagagagagagagaaataattacatTTTTGGAAAGCAGTGGTGACTGAGAGAGCAAAAGGTTtagaagacaggtgtgtgtgtgtgtgtgtgtgtgtgtgtgtgtgtgtgtgtgtgtgtgtgtgtgtttgttgaaaTGGGAGAGGCTGGAAGCAGTTTGATAATGTCAATGCTGATTGAGAGCAAAAGTTTTAGAAGACATCATTATTGGTCCTTCATTATTGGTCCTTATTTTCTACAATTGGACAGCTTTTGATAGCTTCACAGTTGTAGACAGTTTGTTCCTTAGTGTTCaattttaacacagtttggcagtttggcatgttttgagaacattttaagacagtttgacatgttttaaaggcatttcaacagagtttggcatgttttgagaatattttaagacagtttgacatgttttaaagatatttcaacacagtttggcatgttttgagaacattttaagacagtttgatatgttttaaaggcatttcaacacagtttggcgtgttttgaggacattttaagacagtttgacatgttttaaaggcattttaactgtttggcttgttttaagatatttaagtcagtttgacatgttttaaaggcattttaacaaaatttggcatgtattgagaatattttaagacagtttgacatgttttaaagatatttcaatacaatttggtatgttttgggaacattttaagacagtttgacatgttttaaaggcattttaacacagtttggcatgttttgagacattttaagaaagtttgacatgttttaaaggtatttcaacacaatttggtaggttttgagaacattttaagacagtttgacatattttaaaggcattttaacacagtttggcatgtttggagaACATTGTAAGACAGTGTGTatatgttttgaaggcatttgggactgccctccatacacccttcctaatatcatttaattattagaaaatacacacacacacacacacacacacacacacacacacacacacacacatatatatatatatatatatatatatatatatatatatatatatatatatatatatatatattattattattattattattattattattattattattattattattattattgttgttgttgttgttgttgttgttgttgatattattattattttcagtgatgatgatgttgattttagagttgtaggacaaatgaataaataaataaaacaggaaggttgaaattaataatggtgtctttttcatcctcaatggtggtggtggtggtggtggtgtggtgctggtagtagtagtagtagtagtagtagtagtagtggtggtggtggtggtgatggtcgtggtggggtggtgtgagtgtgatgaaatattgtttaagtttctctctctctctctctctctctctctctctctctctctctctctctctctctctctctctctctctctctctctctctctctctctctctctctctttccttactcttctcttccctaatccgtcatctctctctcttctctctaaaaataaatctcctctctctctctctctctctctctctctctctctctctctctctctctctctctctctctctctctctctctctctcacacacatcacacaatctcactctctctctcttatatcagAGCTCTCCATAAGGACGAGATAAGGACATCACTTGTTCCCGCGTACATTGTCTTGTCTGACAATGCGTTCAGGTATTAGACATGTCAGGGATACGAAAACTGTTTCCTGTCTTGAAATTTATTGGGAACTCGGCTGTCGTGCTTCAAGGTAAGAACAGTGCTTGAATTACCTATTGTTATTAGAATAATTACAATTTCACGTGctgcatactactactactactactactactactactactactactactactactactactttccgagGCGTGAGTTACGTGATGGCACGCACAGGAACTCGTCCTTACACGCATAAAACACAATTAATTCACTTGCTTCCTCACTCGTCCTTTGCACgttttaaggaaaaagtttgtgtttaaaaTTTGTGGAGGAATCGATTCCTCACTCGATTCCAGGGATTCCAACAGCCTCTGGAATCGGAATCGGCGATTCCCAAAATAGCGATTCTTGCCCACCCCTACTGACACtggtggggttggtggtggtggtggtggtgttggtgtacgGTAAGGCGTAGTTATAATGTAGGCGCCCGCTGGACGCACGCTGGtcatcacgcacgcacgcacgcacacacacatattcactcaCATATCACATGCTCACAgatactcactcacacacacacacacacacacacacacacacacgcccggtagctcagtggttagagcgctggcttcacaagccagaggaccgggggttggattccccggccgggtggagatatttgggtgtctcctttcacgtgtagcccctgttcacctagcagtgagtaggtacgggatgtaaatcgaggagttgtgaccttgttgtcccggtgtgtggtatgtgcctggtctcaggcctatcccaagatcggaaataatgagctctgagctcgctccgtgggtaacgtctggctgtctcgtcagagactgcagcagatcaaacagtgaacattcactcactcacacatgcacggacactcattcacacacacacacacacacacacacacacacacacacacacacactgtactctCTTTTTCAGGTTAATATTGTCGAGTGCCTTAACAAGCTGACTGGTCAATCTAtcaactagacacacacacacacacacacacacacacacacacacacacttacagcaATTATCTCGTCTTCTATAGACGCTACGCTGAACATCCTGGCTCTGTCGTTTACTTCTACTAATCAAAATTGGAACCTTCACACATCATTACATTAGAACAATATGAACACTCCCTTAGATAGGCTGGCTGTTCCTCttaccaatttttcttttctaactgactgtcctcaCCTTTATTCTCATCGCCTATGAAatgagtttattattattattattattattactactactactactactactactactactactactactactactactactactacactacacattttttttcatttatttattcatttatttaatattattttagtactactactactactactatattatcaccatcatcaccatcatcatcatcatcatcatatcattatcatcatcactacaatcacCTATTACTGGCGGTGTAATTATTCAAAGAAGCAGAGTTTTCAgtattctccgccagttttttctctctcgttaatggccatagtcttcactatattaatccctatgtaagtttgtgaagctgtataaaatcacccagtagtaagcatatagcatggatatcgtaatgtgtcacggtactgaaagggttagctatccattcactcGTGTGAGCCACCACTAGTTTGCCTCCtaattccttctccacctccctccgtctcagtcattacaactcaattcaactcaagcttccttagaaaagtgatccgttcatgatacgtttttactcttcatttttttaatattgattagttgatttgcaggcatggttcacttggagagagagagagagagagagagagagagagagagagagagagagattattacctattataatcaatttcccgttaatgatacgtttttcttttatctttattcgttgatttacaggtagggtttacttagagagagagagagagagagagagagagagagagagagagagagagagattattatctatcataatcatttacaacgaaggaagcttcaaaatgttacaacaaaatttaaaaaatcctGTATTATTCTAAATACTACACGGAAGataagaatgattgataaaacaaacatatgcaattgagtttgtgtaataacggttggtttggaaggcgttaaagagcgtggctagtttatatccaggtggtggaccagtggttcGGTTCACCGGCAGCGTTTCATAATGTTCGTTTGGCCTCAAATTGCTCTTTCCTTAtcggcaggtttttttttttttttttttgggggggagggtAGACGAGAACGAAGCAAGATCAGTAGCTCAGGATGGCAGTGAGAGCAGTAGTACTTCAGACACCACGCCCGCTACATCTTTCAGTCtccacgccaccaccgacccctcgagtcTACGCAGCCCAGTGGCCGTGTGTGTCTTGGCGTTGGGCGTGACGTGCAGCAACGGTGGTAATAGCAACGGGAAGCTTgatgcacagcacagcacagcacagcacagcggagAGATTGGTggtgtatgtaaataaatagtgtgcgttgacttgctgtgatgataggaaggaagttgttagtcagtcaatAGAGGGTTGTTAGGAATTTTGACTGATAAAAGGATAACAggatatgtgtaggatgtgcactgtgtctaatggaaggttaactatacggtgtctgtctgcttgtatgTAACTAAGATGTATCGGGAACCATCGCTACGTATACTGTGTCTAatggaaggttaactatacggtgtctgcgtgtctatgtaggatgtatccggaaccatcgctacgtatgagtgttaaatttacttggTCATTCATTTACTAGTGCGGTTAGAGTAACgggttcagaatagatttgggtaatgaccgtggcaagtgaagtgttttcgtggtcattgtagttgtgtaggaaggaagaattagttatcctcttcagtactgtgacgcattttcaccttgagacgtgtgtacgattagataattctattgttacaaagcgtgtatagatgtcacaaggttaatggcctgtgtcttcactattttaattcctcgcgtaagtttctgaagttgtataagataAAGTACTAacggaaggaatatgaaaaagcgtcttggtgctgaagagattaaacgtgTCGCGTTACTATAGAACTCCTTAAGTAAGTTGTATTTGAGGCTAAAATATTTCGGGTAAGTCGTTGTGGTTCCCTTGTTATACAATGGCTACCTCtgcgaaaagaatgagtggacaggatttcTTAACGTAACGGggctggtgtttcaaggtacgtgCATTAGAAACGAGATGTGGTAGTATAACGGTAAGTTTGGGGATATATTCTTGAAATTAGTTCTTAGTGGTAAGCGGGCGTAGATGTTTAAGAGGTTCAAGAGTGATGTAGGTAATTGGTAAACTCGGATACTAATGTTCATGTtcgatttgtggtggtggtggtggtggggtgggtggtggtagtatcaagaatacgtagaatgaagagtgaaaggctgattgaggcagtgaaggagtgttTAGGGCAATGTTGCCTGTTAgctgtagggataattagtgaacaagttcatttttttgttcatttttgtccattacaggagttgacgatccaaaggcctgactccacaGCGGTAATGAGCCTTGTGTACCTTGCACTGTCTTCACTGACAACGCCCACTACTAACCCCTCTGCCTCCGCCACCGTTTCAAGATCAGGGAAGGACTCTGCCTTGCATCGCGCACTGTGATGGTCGCCGCCCCGCCCCCcccccgccgccgctgctgctgctgctgctgctgccgctaagGGAGAATAGTTTGTTGAGTGGATGACGGCGCGTTCACTGaccctctccccatcaccctaCCAACTCCGGCCACCCACCCCCCTGCCACCAGacacctgctacaccaccactaccgccggcTCCGTCCAGTGAAAGATTCATCGCAGACCTGCCATTCaacgcctgccgccgccgccaccaccaccaccacctccttatggtggtgtcactgtacctggagctgttgtcatgattgaataataaattgtgaagaaatctttattgttttggagaatttcctttcctgggaatatttgtggctGACTAGTCAGTAGTCGCCTCAGGCTGGCTTAGGTCACTGTCTGAcacaccaatattgcctccatcaacctcccacactcactctaaACAATAACAGGCCAGAAATAAAAAACGCTAACtaatttcatgctttttttttataacaatacaagaaaatggagagagatgagctaatgtgaaaatattaaaatgtgggggtgaaaaaaaatgagtaaattaagaaaagacattATCCTTGAAAAGTTATGGAAAAGtccaaaaaaatattgcatacctggccaaaaaaacggcaaaaaatggtcaaagcaaaaaaaaaaaaaaacagatcccTAACTAAATactgcactactggccaaaaacCAGCAGAAAATGGTTAAAAAACTAGCCAAAACCCCCAAACTGACCCTAAATactgcactactggccaaaaacccataagaaatgcaggaaattcCCAAAtggaccccaaaacaccccaaatggccctaaaaatgcagaaaatggaCCTAAAAACCCCCACAAATGGCCCTAAAAATGTACTTAAGTCAAAAATACtcgaaagagtctccggagattaGGCAGATCCATATTGGagttaaaattaaatgcaagagtctccctagacttttatttaacaattctttacattattacattgcCAGGAAGTCTACAaatattttaataaaaaaaaaaaattatatatacaaagaatacagtgaaaagtctacacaaattttcaacttagtataaaaacagtgagcaaaatctatacagattcaacttagtataaaaactgagcaaaatctatacagaaaagtctacacaaattttcaacttaaataaaaacaaagcaaaatctatacagattcaacttagtataaaaactgagcaaaatctatacagaaaagtctacacaaattttcaacttaatataaaataaacatttacaacttaacaaaaaaatctgcacaaattttcatatttgcaaaattttaaaacacttttcaacttcacaaaatattttaaaacaattctttcatgttaacaattattcaaagataaaaatgtttggttttgaagtgacacaatcttacaaacaaactgtttcaacaatcagagagagagagagagagagagagagagagagagagagagagagagagagagagagagagagagagagagagagagagagagagagagagagagagagagagaaaaacaatcaAATAACAATCAAAtaacatacatgaaaacaatacattttaaaaacaacacacacacattaatcttgtgccctccatacacccttgctaatgtcaataaaatggtctaatggt
The window above is part of the Portunus trituberculatus isolate SZX2019 chromosome 31, ASM1759143v1, whole genome shotgun sequence genome. Proteins encoded here:
- the LOC123511051 gene encoding uncharacterized protein LOC123511051; the protein is MRARQVPGRTCEHTRQGTFRAWHVPGRCLAVCRVGRVVASGNNFDIVLDVQTQNYCGKFFCGWEASGPPRLHPRPRCPPVVDENEARSVAQDGSESSSTSDTTPATSFSLHATTDPSSLRSPVAVCVLALGVTCSNGGNSNGKLDAQHSTAQHSGEIGGELTIQRPDSTAVMSLVYLALSSLTTPTTNPSASATVSRSGKDSALHRAL